The Candidatus Saccharibacteria bacterium RAAC3_TM7_1 nucleotide sequence GCCACCAAGGGCATGCGCAACGCAACCTTGATGGCTATCGCACCGACCGCCAACATTGGCCTGATTGCTGGCACAACCCCTGGTCTTGACCCGCAGTTTGCGCAGATCTTCTCGCGTAGCACGCTGAGTGGTAAGTTCCTCGAAGTGAACCAAAATCTTGTTCGTGACTTAAAAGAGCTGGACCTTTGGGATCAAGTCAAAAACGAAGTGCTGGCTCGCCAAGGCGATATCCAGGATATCGAGGCAATCCCGCAGCACATCAAAGATGTCTACAAAACCAGTTTCCAGCTTAGTCCGTACGCTTTCATCGAAGTCGCGGCGCGCGCTCAGAAGTGGGTTGACCAAGCAATTTCTCGCAATATGTACCTTGAGACTCGCAACATCGATGACTACGTCGATATTTACAGCGAAGCATGGAAGCGCGGCCTGAAGACTACCTACTACTGCCACGTCAAACCGCGTCACCAGGCTGAGCAAAGTACCACTCACGTCAACAAAACCGAAGAGCTAGCTAAAAAGAGCGGTGGCGCTCGTAAGTCAGGCTTCGGCTTCGCGAAAAAACAAACAACAGGGGTCCCCGAGAAACTTGTTTCACGGGGTATAGAAACGGAGGCAGGGGTATGAACCAGTGTATCTGCGGCTGTAGCTGCTGCTAAAAACAAGAGCGAAAAAAAGTAACAAAATAGGGGAAACAACGATGAACGCAAACGCAATCCTAACCGATGAGATGACACTGGAAGAAAAACTGGCCGCTATCGACCAAGCGATGGCCAATGCCCAGGCACAGGCCAACGAAGAGGCCGCAGCGAACGGCCAGATGGCCGCACCGCTAGACCCAGCAAGTCTAACGATCTGTGATGGGTGTGAGTGATGGGCGAGCAGCTATCGATTCGCGAAATTGATGAACAACTGAAACAGTTCCTCGACGAACCGCTTGCAGAGATTGCACTTGCGGGAACCGTCGAACTGTAAACGGAAGAAAAGAGAAGCAAAGGAGGTGTAATGTCAGGAATATTAGGTACCGGTATCCAGGACGGGCTGCTCTTAAAGCCGGTTCATTACCCGTGGGCAATGGAACTCTACGATCAGGCGGTCGCTAATACGTGGTTTCCAAATGAGATTCAGCTCGGTCAGGATCTTTCCGACTGGAAAAAGATGACCGATGAGGAGCGCCATGCACTGACCTACCTCATGAGCTACTTCAACCCGAACGAGCTGCTGGTCAATAAAGCTTTGGCCTTTGGCGTCTACCCTTACGTCAATGCTGCTGAGTGTCATCTCTATCTTGCGAAACAGATGTGGGAAGAAGCCAATCACTGTATGAGCTTCGAGTACGTGCTCGAAACTTTCCCAATCGACCGCGACCAGGCCTACGCCGGCCATGTCGAAGTCGACAGCATGCGCATCAAGGAAGAGTTTGAGACAAAGTATATCAAGCGCATGACCGAAGACACGCTTGATATTACGACGACCGAGGGTAAAAAAGACTTTGTACGCAATCTCATCGCTTACAATATCATCCTTGAGGGTATCTGGTTCTACAGTGGCTTTATGGTGGCGCTTTCTTTCCGCCAGCGCAACCTGATGCGTAACTTCGGCAGCCTCATGGACTGGATTATTCGTGACGAGAGCCTCCACCTCAAGTTTGGCATCAACCTCATCCTGACTGTGCTGGAGGAAAACGAGGATCTACAGACCGAGGAGTTTGCAAATGAAATCAAGCAAATGATCCTCGACGCTGTCGATATGGAAGAGCAGTACAACAAAGACCTACTGCCAAAGGGTATCCTCGGCCTGAACGCTGACTACGTCAACCAGTACGTCAAGTATCTGACTGACCGCCGTCTCGAAGAACTTGGCTTTGAACCACACTACAAGGTATCAAACCCCGCTAAGTGGATGGCCGCTGCCAACGACACGCTCGAGCTGGTCAACTTCTTTGAAAGTACCAACACCAGCTACGAAGTGAATGCAGGTAACAGCGCTTCAGCGATGAAGGGCGGCAAAAGCCCTAGCGCCGATCGCGGTGAAAATAACCCCGACGAGAGCATTCTCGATAAATAAACGTCCATAAGTTTAACAAACTGGGTTACGAACGGGTGTGGTGACACAAAAAGCCACATCCGTTTTGCTCTCAGCAAATAGGAGACTACCACGTGAACGTCAAAACAACCATTAAAGTATCTGCGCTCATCGCCGCACTGATCGTGATGTACCTTGGTGTGTTTATGATTGAAGCAGCTCGGTATCGGCTAGGCTAATCTGATGAAGAGAGAAGACAGGAATGGTTCGTAAAGCCCGACGTGTATTGACACTACTTGGTCCCGCCTTC carries:
- a CDS encoding hypothetical protein (RAAC3_TM7_1_350), giving the protein MNANAILTDEMTLEEKLAAIDQAMANAQAQANEEAAANGQMAAPLDPASLTICDGCE
- a CDS encoding hypothetical protein (RAAC3_TM7_1_351), which produces MGEQLSIREIDEQLKQFLDEPLAEIALAGTVEL
- the nrdF gene encoding ribonucleotide-diphosphate reductase subunit beta (RAAC3_TM7_1_352), encoding MSGILGTGIQDGLLLKPVHYPWAMELYDQAVANTWFPNEIQLGQDLSDWKKMTDEERHALTYLMSYFNPNELLVNKALAFGVYPYVNAAECHLYLAKQMWEEANHCMSFEYVLETFPIDRDQAYAGHVEVDSMRIKEEFETKYIKRMTEDTLDITTTEGKKDFVRNLIAYNIILEGIWFYSGFMVALSFRQRNLMRNFGSLMDWIIRDESLHLKFGINLILTVLEENEDLQTEEFANEIKQMILDAVDMEEQYNKDLLPKGILGLNADYVNQYVKYLTDRRLEELGFEPHYKVSNPAKWMAAANDTLELVNFFESTNTSYEVNAGNSASAMKGGKSPSADRGENNPDESILDK